A window of Bacteroidota bacterium contains these coding sequences:
- a CDS encoding endonuclease domain-containing protein — translation MDKLNFESLYKGAKPIQFEFAQQMRKEPTQAESILWTYLSGKQMQGLKFRRQHPLDNFILDFYCHEIKLSIELDGKIHQNEMQATYDKERTKCLQDKGINELRFKNETIINRITDALNEIEKTIRQIKRKQYDTKNPA, via the coding sequence ATGGATAAATTGAATTTTGAAAGTTTGTATAAAGGCGCAAAGCCAATTCAATTTGAATTTGCACAACAGATGCGCAAAGAGCCTACACAGGCAGAATCAATTTTATGGACATATTTATCCGGCAAGCAAATGCAAGGTTTGAAATTTAGAAGGCAACATCCATTAGACAATTTTATTTTAGATTTTTATTGTCATGAAATAAAATTGAGTATCGAATTGGATGGGAAAATACATCAGAATGAAATGCAAGCAACTTATGATAAAGAACGAACCAAGTGCTTACAAGATAAGGGCATTAACGAACTCCGATTTAAAAATGAAACAATCATTAATCGAATTACTGATGCACTCAATGAAATTGAAAAAACAATAAGACAAATAAAACGAAAGCAATATGATACCAAAAATCCAGCATAG